From one Halosimplex rubrum genomic stretch:
- a CDS encoding HFX_2341 family transcriptional regulator, with protein MQTHIVPVGFDYDRLIAPLVRDRLDVDRVVLLEGAVGSEANVEYSRNLAAKLEKDYRNLLGATTERFVVEDVYDYDEAFEQAFELINAELDREADANVWVNISAMPRTVSFAFATAAHSIMVEREEDRQRIHTYYTVPEKYLETELAEELHRGIDLLSDLEESVDDPDLAERVDERLAAAEELLSEFDERGTTIGAKEFDGQHILELPVASFSNVKPFEELILFTLGEHGEFESVSELAQELARELGEEYTDSFRSKVIYNVDRLGPGGKGYIEQEEQGKSYRTRLSRIGELWVRAHSDD; from the coding sequence ATGCAAACGCACATCGTCCCGGTCGGGTTCGACTACGACCGGCTCATCGCGCCGCTGGTGCGCGACAGGCTCGACGTGGACCGCGTCGTCCTGCTGGAGGGCGCGGTCGGCAGCGAGGCCAACGTCGAGTACTCCCGGAACCTCGCCGCCAAACTGGAGAAAGACTACCGCAACCTCCTCGGGGCGACCACCGAGCGCTTCGTCGTCGAGGACGTCTACGACTACGACGAGGCCTTCGAGCAGGCGTTCGAACTCATCAACGCCGAGCTCGACCGCGAAGCCGACGCCAACGTCTGGGTCAACATCTCCGCGATGCCCCGCACCGTCTCCTTCGCCTTCGCCACCGCCGCCCACTCCATCATGGTCGAGCGCGAGGAGGACCGCCAGCGCATCCACACCTACTACACCGTCCCCGAGAAGTACCTCGAAACGGAACTCGCCGAGGAACTCCACCGCGGCATCGACCTCCTCTCGGACCTGGAGGAGAGCGTCGACGACCCCGATCTCGCCGAGCGCGTCGACGAGCGGCTGGCCGCCGCCGAGGAACTGCTCTCGGAGTTCGACGAGCGCGGGACCACCATCGGCGCCAAGGAGTTCGACGGCCAGCACATCCTCGAACTCCCCGTCGCGTCCTTTTCGAACGTCAAGCCCTTCGAGGAACTCATCCTCTTCACGCTCGGCGAGCACGGCGAGTTCGAGTCCGTCTCCGAGCTGGCTCAAGAACTGGCCCGCGAACTCGGCGAGGAGTACACCGACAGCTTCCGCTCGAAGGTCATCTACAACGTCGACCGGCTCGGCCCCGGCGGCAAGGGCTACATCGAACAGGAGGAACAGGGGAAGTCGTATCGGACGCGGCTGTCGCGCATCGGCGAGCTGTGGGTCCGCGCGCACTCGGACGACTGA
- a CDS encoding sodium:solute symporter family protein, with the protein MADTALQVGIIVGYMLVALAIGVVAYRLTERTAEDYYLASRTLGTVVLLFTTFATLLSAFTFFAGPNISYGAGPEWILVMGLMDGVIFGILWYVLGYKQWLVGKANGYLTLGEMLGDRFGSLRLRLLVAGVSIFWLFPYVMLQQQGAGTAIEALTGGAVPYWAGAGGITLFMIGYVALSGMRGVAWTDTLQGAFMLVIVWAAFAWVASAVGGVGAATATLGDVDGNFLALGGGTYTPEYVLSTAISIAFGVTMFPQVNQRFFVAESKAVIKRTLPLWPVLVVLLFVPAFMMGSWARGLGVQVGANENVLPLLLAEYTPAWFAALVIAGAMAAMMSSSDSMLLSGSSYFTRDIYRPLVAEATEEREAFLGRVGVAVFATLAFVASLFQPASLLQIGDTAFGGFAQLALPVGVALYWADTTRWGMYVGIGGSQLLYLLSVFTDVVPGTVLGGWSFSVAGMVIGLVLTVSVSLVTSHCLGEDASVYATGAD; encoded by the coding sequence ATGGCTGACACCGCCCTGCAGGTCGGGATCATCGTCGGGTACATGCTCGTCGCGCTGGCCATCGGCGTCGTCGCCTACCGCCTGACCGAGCGGACCGCCGAGGACTACTACCTCGCCTCCCGGACCCTGGGGACCGTCGTCCTCCTCTTCACGACGTTCGCGACGCTGCTGTCGGCCTTTACCTTCTTCGCCGGCCCGAACATCAGCTACGGCGCCGGCCCGGAGTGGATCCTCGTCATGGGGCTGATGGACGGCGTCATCTTCGGGATCCTCTGGTACGTCCTGGGCTACAAGCAGTGGCTCGTCGGGAAGGCGAACGGCTATCTCACGCTCGGGGAGATGCTCGGCGACCGCTTCGGGTCGCTCCGCCTGCGCCTGCTCGTCGCCGGCGTGAGCATCTTCTGGCTGTTCCCCTACGTGATGCTCCAGCAGCAGGGCGCCGGCACGGCCATCGAGGCGCTGACCGGCGGCGCGGTCCCCTACTGGGCCGGCGCGGGCGGGATCACGCTGTTCATGATCGGCTACGTCGCCCTGTCGGGGATGCGCGGCGTCGCCTGGACGGACACCCTCCAGGGCGCGTTCATGCTCGTGATCGTCTGGGCCGCGTTCGCCTGGGTCGCCAGCGCCGTCGGCGGCGTCGGCGCGGCGACCGCCACGCTCGGCGACGTCGACGGGAACTTCCTCGCGCTCGGCGGCGGCACCTACACGCCCGAGTACGTCCTCTCGACGGCCATCTCCATCGCCTTCGGCGTCACGATGTTCCCGCAGGTCAATCAACGGTTCTTCGTCGCCGAGTCGAAGGCCGTCATCAAGCGCACGCTCCCGCTGTGGCCCGTCCTCGTCGTCCTGCTGTTCGTCCCCGCGTTCATGATGGGGTCGTGGGCGCGAGGCCTGGGCGTCCAGGTCGGCGCCAACGAGAACGTCCTCCCCCTCCTCCTCGCCGAGTACACCCCCGCGTGGTTCGCGGCGCTCGTGATCGCGGGCGCGATGGCCGCGATGATGTCCTCCAGCGACTCGATGCTGCTGTCGGGCTCCTCGTATTTCACCCGCGACATCTACCGCCCGCTCGTCGCGGAGGCCACCGAGGAGCGCGAGGCCTTCCTCGGCCGCGTCGGCGTCGCCGTCTTCGCCACCCTCGCGTTCGTCGCCAGCCTGTTCCAGCCGGCGTCGCTGCTGCAGATCGGCGACACCGCATTCGGCGGGTTCGCGCAGCTGGCGCTGCCGGTCGGCGTGGCGCTGTACTGGGCGGATACGACGCGGTGGGGCATGTACGTCGGCATCGGCGGGAGCCAACTGCTGTACCTGTTGAGCGTCTTCACCGACGTCGTTCCCGGGACCGTCCTCGGCGGCTGGTCGTTCTCGGTGGCCGGGATGGTAATCGGGTTGGTGCTGACCGTCAGCGTCTCGCTCGTCACCAGTCACTGCCTCGGCGAGGACGCCTCCGTCTACGCCACCGGCGCGGACTGA
- a CDS encoding DUF3311 domain-containing protein, whose amino-acid sequence MNESTRLVGWAAIAVALAALSVPWFLWGADGVVAGLPVWVVYHVGWLCLVAVVFWVFTRRAWGLGVEGVSRDG is encoded by the coding sequence ATGAACGAGTCCACGCGGCTGGTCGGCTGGGCGGCGATTGCGGTCGCGCTGGCGGCGCTGTCGGTCCCGTGGTTCCTCTGGGGCGCCGACGGCGTCGTCGCGGGGCTACCGGTGTGGGTAGTCTATCACGTCGGCTGGCTCTGCCTGGTCGCCGTCGTCTTCTGGGTGTTCACCCGGCGGGCGTGGGGTCTCGGCGTCGAAGGGGTGAGCCGCGATGGCTGA
- the dnaG gene encoding DNA primase DnaG, whose amino-acid sequence MYDSAKYLIHADIRTSGVVERSDVVGAVFGQTEGLLGDELDLRDLQESGKLGRIDVEVDSKRGSSFGEVTIASGLDRVETAILAAALESIERVGPSTADVEIRDIEDVRSAKRRRVVERAKELLAEFDATAMSSEDLVDEVRRSARVEDITEFAGLPAGPRVADSDAIIVVEGRADVLQLLKYGIKNAIAVEGTDVPDAVAELTEDRTVTAFLDGDRGGDLILKELSQVGDVDHVALAPTGQSVEDLSRSAVMDALRDKVPFETVSAADAEASDAHGLAATDGSAQPSPPDDSATTDPETPVEPGRSTEPVDSDGGAAVAESSPRATADPVAESSPRATADPVAEVEADEAPSGAEASADEATDPAAPTGSEPDERESDELEGGESDPETEETGDRPAEPETLGSHVEAVVGASTGTVRLLDGEYDTLAEGPADETFDLLETAETVPETVVLDGELSQRVLDVAAQRGVALVVAREEGEYVKQPVSPRVLTADEV is encoded by the coding sequence ATGTACGATTCAGCCAAGTATCTGATCCACGCGGACATCAGGACCAGCGGGGTGGTCGAGCGGAGTGACGTGGTCGGTGCGGTCTTCGGGCAGACCGAAGGCCTCCTCGGCGACGAGCTCGACCTGCGGGACCTCCAGGAGTCGGGAAAGCTCGGCCGCATCGACGTGGAGGTCGACTCCAAGCGCGGGAGTTCCTTCGGCGAGGTCACCATCGCAAGCGGGCTCGACCGCGTCGAGACGGCGATCCTCGCGGCCGCCCTGGAGAGCATCGAGCGCGTCGGCCCGTCGACGGCCGACGTCGAGATTCGCGACATCGAGGACGTGCGCTCGGCCAAGCGCCGGCGCGTCGTCGAGCGCGCCAAGGAGCTGCTCGCGGAGTTCGACGCGACCGCCATGTCCAGCGAGGACCTCGTCGACGAGGTCCGCCGGAGCGCCCGCGTCGAGGACATCACCGAGTTCGCCGGCCTGCCCGCCGGCCCCCGCGTCGCCGACAGCGACGCGATCATCGTCGTCGAGGGCCGCGCCGACGTGCTCCAGTTGCTCAAGTACGGCATCAAGAACGCCATCGCAGTCGAGGGGACGGACGTGCCCGACGCCGTCGCCGAGCTGACCGAGGATCGGACCGTCACCGCGTTCCTCGACGGCGACCGCGGCGGGGACCTCATCCTGAAGGAGCTGTCGCAAGTGGGCGACGTGGACCACGTCGCGCTCGCGCCCACCGGCCAGTCCGTCGAGGACCTCTCGCGGAGCGCCGTCATGGACGCACTGCGCGACAAGGTGCCCTTCGAGACGGTTTCGGCCGCCGACGCCGAGGCCAGCGACGCCCACGGCCTCGCCGCGACCGACGGGAGCGCCCAGCCCTCCCCGCCCGACGACTCGGCGACGACCGACCCCGAGACGCCCGTCGAACCCGGCCGGTCGACCGAACCGGTCGACTCCGACGGCGGGGCCGCGGTCGCGGAGTCGTCACCCCGAGCGACCGCGGACCCGGTCGCCGAGTCGTCACCCCGAGCGACCGCGGACCCGGTCGCCGAGGTCGAAGCCGACGAAGCCCCGTCCGGGGCGGAAGCGAGCGCCGACGAGGCGACCGACCCGGCGGCCCCGACCGGTTCCGAACCGGACGAGCGAGAGTCGGACGAATTGGAGGGGGGCGAGTCCGACCCGGAGACCGAGGAGACGGGGGACCGTCCGGCCGAACCGGAGACGCTCGGCAGTCACGTCGAGGCGGTCGTGGGCGCGTCGACCGGGACCGTCCGACTCCTCGACGGGGAGTACGACACGCTCGCCGAGGGGCCGGCCGACGAGACGTTCGACCTCCTGGAGACCGCGGAGACGGTCCCGGAGACGGTCGTCCTCGACGGCGAACTGTCACAGCGTGTCCTCGACGTGGCCGCCCAGCGGGGCGTCGCCCTCGTCGTCGCCCGCGAGGAGGGCGAGTACGTCAAACAACCCGTCTCGCCGCGCGTGCTCACGGCCGACGAGGTCTGA
- a CDS encoding GNAT family N-acetyltransferase: MTDGTRVREGRSADLAALRAIQAAVLAEPWEELLTVAADGPPLLLVATPASPDAGAGAGPSPVGYALAVTDGDDDAGYLAELAVAPDRQGEGHGSALLDALVARLRESGVGKLRVTVREVDEAARAFYRERGFERRERLPDRYERGDGFLLVRELGE; this comes from the coding sequence ATGACCGACGGGACTCGCGTCCGCGAGGGTCGGTCCGCCGACCTGGCGGCGCTTCGGGCGATCCAGGCCGCCGTCCTCGCCGAACCCTGGGAGGAACTGCTGACCGTCGCCGCCGACGGGCCACCGCTACTGCTGGTCGCGACGCCCGCGAGTCCCGACGCCGGGGCCGGCGCTGGACCGTCCCCCGTCGGCTACGCGCTCGCGGTCACCGACGGCGACGACGACGCGGGCTACCTCGCCGAACTCGCGGTCGCGCCCGACCGCCAGGGTGAGGGCCACGGGTCGGCGCTGCTGGACGCGCTCGTCGCGCGGCTCCGCGAGTCGGGCGTCGGGAAGCTCCGCGTGACCGTCCGCGAGGTCGACGAGGCGGCCCGGGCGTTCTACCGCGAGCGCGGCTTCGAGCGCCGCGAGCGGCTCCCGGACCGCTACGAGCGCGGGGACGGGTTCCTGCTCGTGCGCGAGCTGGGCGAGTGA
- a CDS encoding DUF92 domain-containing protein, translating to MTTTVRRAGAFALVGTLALAVPPIASRTSRALATVAAPGPFLLVAALALYVVDEGAVFELFARPGDRRDGRLYGLAGFALAAAALALLAVRFALPPTVFVGTVFLLAWGNFGGHLVRTVRDEPFVATAGFVLAGFLAGSVGQYAAARLVGTTVEWPLVAFLAASGALLGALLRAVLFERDDPLVMVSIGLLLWLFADLPLSIDPTGVAIALALAFLFGYLAYALETASLPGMITGVFLCLQTIVLGDFGWFVLLVTFFGVGGLSTKFRYEEKERRGIAEENEGARGSGNVLANSLVGLLAVLGWSASPTLTGIPADLFLFAFAGSIAAAMSDTLSSEIGGVFDNPRLITSFERVEPGTDGAVTWQGEVAGLAGACLIAAIALGAFGRVDALGAGIVVFGGVVGMTVDSLLGATVEGVFLENEGVNFFATLAAGIAAAGVAAVAVPIAVL from the coding sequence GTGACAACGACAGTCCGGCGTGCGGGCGCGTTCGCCCTCGTCGGGACGCTGGCGCTCGCCGTCCCGCCGATCGCCAGCCGAACGAGTCGGGCGCTCGCGACCGTCGCCGCGCCCGGGCCCTTCCTCCTCGTCGCCGCGCTGGCGCTGTACGTCGTCGACGAGGGGGCGGTGTTCGAACTGTTCGCCCGGCCGGGCGACCGCCGCGACGGCCGGCTGTACGGACTCGCCGGCTTCGCGCTGGCCGCCGCGGCGCTGGCGCTCCTGGCCGTGCGGTTCGCTCTCCCCCCGACGGTGTTCGTCGGGACCGTCTTCCTGCTCGCGTGGGGCAACTTCGGCGGCCACCTCGTCCGGACGGTCCGCGACGAGCCGTTCGTCGCGACCGCCGGGTTCGTCCTCGCGGGCTTCCTCGCCGGCAGCGTCGGCCAGTACGCCGCCGCCCGCCTGGTCGGGACCACGGTCGAGTGGCCGCTCGTCGCGTTCCTCGCCGCCAGCGGCGCCCTGCTCGGCGCGCTGTTGCGCGCCGTGCTGTTCGAGCGCGACGACCCGCTCGTGATGGTCTCGATCGGCCTGCTGCTGTGGCTGTTCGCCGACCTGCCGCTGTCGATCGACCCCACGGGCGTCGCGATCGCGCTGGCACTGGCGTTCCTGTTCGGCTACCTCGCCTACGCGCTGGAGACGGCGTCGCTCCCGGGGATGATCACCGGCGTCTTCCTCTGCCTGCAGACGATCGTCCTCGGCGACTTCGGGTGGTTCGTCCTGCTGGTCACCTTCTTCGGCGTCGGCGGCCTCTCGACGAAGTTCCGCTACGAGGAGAAGGAACGCCGCGGCATCGCCGAGGAGAACGAGGGCGCCCGCGGCAGCGGGAACGTCCTCGCCAACTCGCTCGTGGGCCTGCTGGCCGTCCTCGGGTGGTCGGCGAGCCCGACGCTGACCGGCATCCCCGCGGATCTCTTCCTGTTCGCGTTCGCGGGCTCGATCGCCGCCGCGATGAGCGACACCCTCTCCAGCGAGATCGGCGGCGTCTTCGATAACCCGCGGCTGATCACCTCCTTCGAGCGCGTCGAACCGGGGACCGACGGCGCCGTCACCTGGCAGGGCGAGGTGGCCGGCCTCGCCGGCGCCTGTCTCATCGCCGCCATCGCGCTCGGCGCGTTCGGCCGCGTGGACGCGCTGGGCGCCGGCATCGTCGTCTTCGGCGGCGTCGTCGGCATGACCGTCGACAGCCTGCTGGGCGCGACCGTCGAAGGCGTCTTCCTGGAGAACGAGGGCGTCAACTTCTTCGCGACGCTGGCCGCCGGGATCGCCGCCGCCGGCGTCGCCGCCGTCGCGGTCCCGATCGCCGTCCTATGA
- a CDS encoding undecaprenyl diphosphate synthase family protein, whose protein sequence is MGLYDRYLARRLRSSDADLPETVAVIVTERDLLEAGAYETLETCFEWAFEFGAERVVVYVSVLDTEVVDTIRRELADVDAPRELAVRGPEDDEQADAPIQIGIGLGGKHEFAAAVRSLAEAVDAGELAPEDIDEAEIEGELVFPVQPDLVVKTGAERLSDFMIWQSVYSELYFTDVNWRDFRRRDYLRALRDYQNRQRRFGR, encoded by the coding sequence GTGGGACTGTACGACCGCTATCTCGCCCGCCGCCTGCGCTCCAGCGACGCCGACCTCCCCGAGACGGTCGCGGTCATCGTCACCGAGCGGGACCTGCTCGAAGCCGGCGCCTACGAGACGCTGGAGACCTGCTTCGAGTGGGCCTTCGAGTTCGGCGCCGAGCGCGTCGTCGTCTACGTCAGCGTCCTCGACACCGAGGTCGTCGACACCATCCGCCGGGAGCTCGCCGACGTGGACGCCCCCCGCGAGCTCGCCGTCCGCGGCCCGGAAGACGACGAACAGGCCGACGCGCCGATCCAAATCGGGATCGGCCTGGGGGGCAAACACGAGTTCGCCGCCGCCGTCCGGAGCCTCGCCGAAGCGGTCGACGCCGGCGAGCTGGCCCCCGAGGATATCGACGAGGCCGAGATCGAGGGGGAGCTCGTCTTCCCGGTCCAACCGGATCTGGTCGTCAAGACCGGCGCCGAGCGGCTCTCCGATTTCATGATCTGGCAGTCCGTCTACTCCGAGCTGTACTTCACCGACGTGAACTGGCGGGACTTCCGCCGGCGGGACTACCTGCGCGCGCTCCGGGACTATCAGAACCGACAGCGGCGGTTCGGCCGGTAG
- a CDS encoding inorganic phosphate transporter: protein MVELLLVVGVLVSMFVAYNIGGSTTGPAFGPAVGADAISKTTAAALMGVFFFVGAWTIGRNVVTKLGSELVTDAGVFTLETSIVVLFFIGVALLMGNLFGVPASTSMTAVGAIAGLGLAGGALDLAVMGEIVTWWVVSPIIGFWVSLVIGRYFYARLNRLVAMERSTGPLFDVDRSGAIPDVSVHQTTNRRELAGVVTVVAIGCLMAFSSGTSNIANAVAPLVGSDELAMNPAIILGGIGVAIGAFTIARRTLETMGSEITELPLTAAIVVAAVSSTLVVFLSALGIPASFVIIATMSIVGLGWGRATRPMTVPEAVSADDAPPVSVDALAADEPGDELPPIGEEDSEDIPEPGDLFNPATTARVVLMQNVVPAIATAGAYLTFRFVPVFGF, encoded by the coding sequence ATGGTCGAACTCCTGCTCGTCGTCGGCGTCCTCGTCTCGATGTTCGTCGCGTACAACATCGGCGGGTCGACGACGGGGCCGGCGTTCGGTCCGGCCGTCGGCGCGGACGCGATCTCGAAGACGACCGCCGCGGCGCTGATGGGCGTGTTCTTCTTCGTCGGCGCCTGGACCATCGGCCGGAACGTCGTGACGAAGCTCGGGTCGGAGCTGGTCACCGACGCCGGCGTGTTCACGCTGGAGACGTCGATCGTCGTCCTGTTTTTCATCGGCGTCGCGCTGCTGATGGGCAACCTCTTCGGGGTGCCGGCCTCGACCTCGATGACCGCGGTCGGCGCGATCGCGGGGCTCGGGCTCGCGGGCGGGGCGCTAGACCTCGCCGTCATGGGAGAGATCGTCACCTGGTGGGTCGTCTCGCCGATCATCGGCTTCTGGGTCTCGCTCGTCATCGGCCGGTACTTCTACGCGCGGCTCAACCGGCTGGTCGCGATGGAGCGCAGCACCGGCCCGCTGTTCGACGTGGACCGATCGGGGGCGATTCCGGACGTGAGCGTCCACCAGACGACCAACCGCCGGGAACTGGCTGGCGTGGTCACGGTCGTCGCTATCGGCTGTCTGATGGCCTTTAGCTCCGGCACGTCGAACATCGCCAACGCCGTCGCCCCGCTGGTCGGCAGCGACGAACTGGCGATGAACCCGGCGATCATCCTGGGCGGTATCGGCGTCGCCATCGGCGCGTTCACGATCGCTCGACGGACCCTGGAGACGATGGGTAGCGAGATCACCGAGCTGCCGCTGACGGCCGCTATCGTCGTCGCCGCGGTCAGTTCCACCCTGGTCGTCTTCCTCTCGGCGCTGGGGATCCCCGCGAGCTTCGTCATCATCGCGACGATGAGCATCGTCGGCCTGGGGTGGGGCCGGGCGACCCGGCCGATGACCGTCCCCGAGGCCGTCTCCGCCGACGACGCCCCGCCGGTCAGCGTCGACGCGCTGGCCGCGGACGAGCCCGGCGACGAGTTGCCGCCCATCGGCGAGGAGGACTCCGAAGACATCCCGGAACCCGGTGACCTGTTCAACCCCGCGACGACCGCTCGCGTCGTCCTGATGCAGAACGTCGTGCCGGCCATCGCCACCGCCGGCGCGTACCTCACCTTCCGGTTCGTCCCGGTGTTCGGGTTCTGA
- a CDS encoding homoserine kinase: MVTVRAPATSANLGSGFDVFGVALDRPADVVRVRQASETTIDVTGAGSQFIPEDPADNTVGAVAEALDAPAHIEIDKGVRPASGLGSSAASAAAAAVALNELYDRGLTRKELVPIAAEGEAVVSGDAHDDNVAPAILGGFTIATPDGIAKVDADISLVTCLPDIVVSTRDAREVVPDGARVADMVETVGNAATLTTGMHRSDPELVGRGMEDSVVTPARAELIDGYAEVRQAAFDAGATGVTISGAGPSVIAACYETDRRVIASAMVDAFDERGVEARVYQTEIGEGATFH, encoded by the coding sequence ATGGTGACGGTGCGGGCGCCGGCGACGAGCGCGAACCTGGGGAGTGGCTTCGACGTGTTCGGTGTGGCCCTGGACAGACCGGCCGACGTGGTCCGGGTCCGGCAGGCCTCCGAGACCACCATCGACGTGACCGGGGCCGGGAGCCAGTTCATCCCCGAGGACCCGGCGGACAACACCGTCGGCGCCGTCGCGGAGGCGCTCGACGCCCCCGCGCACATCGAGATCGACAAGGGCGTCCGTCCCGCCTCGGGCCTGGGCTCCTCGGCCGCCTCCGCCGCGGCCGCCGCGGTCGCGCTCAACGAGCTCTACGACCGCGGGCTCACGCGGAAGGAACTCGTGCCCATCGCCGCGGAAGGCGAGGCCGTCGTCTCCGGCGACGCCCACGACGACAACGTCGCCCCCGCGATCCTCGGCGGGTTCACGATCGCCACCCCCGACGGCATCGCGAAGGTCGACGCCGACATCTCGCTCGTGACCTGTCTCCCGGACATCGTCGTCTCGACGCGCGACGCCCGCGAGGTCGTCCCCGACGGCGCCCGCGTCGCCGACATGGTCGAGACGGTCGGCAACGCCGCGACCCTGACGACGGGCATGCACCGCTCGGACCCCGAACTCGTCGGTCGCGGCATGGAGGACTCGGTCGTCACCCCCGCCCGCGCCGAGCTCATCGACGGGTACGCGGAGGTGCGGCAGGCCGCCTTCGACGCCGGCGCCACCGGCGTCACCATCAGCGGCGCCGGACCGAGCGTCATCGCCGCCTGCTACGAGACCGACCGCCGAGTCATCGCCTCCGCCATGGTCGACGCCTTCGACGAGCGGGGCGTCGAGGCCCGCGTCTACCAGACGGAGATCGGCGAGGGCGCAACCTTCCACTGA